Proteins encoded by one window of Haematobia irritans isolate KBUSLIRL chromosome 2, ASM5000362v1, whole genome shotgun sequence:
- the LOC142225214 gene encoding uncharacterized protein LOC142225214: MKRLGLWIFNSIVVLLWGHTQAVGFIGISENENPIKAAIADIKVELGTNVNEKLYQDIQKSIHWKTNACENFLHYACGNWSYFSEPQILDILHILDYKNNEEFRQILDQRNSRYPDINFMKHTRLYYESCKRVEKRGKRLNPLEYLKWLEFNENLTWEAFDERSDGPKRSNRLFNWIKMLAIFRKYGLNNLIIHEYTTQSPWSNKTIVAVQKPYRESDQHFLGPLEDEHRKFTLWNISDTIDHDKFVEFDLQLKEIVDYYEDERDERRIPTLTTFEKLKELQLDWLAVYLIVTSHPYPIDPKMEIFINDMGYMKTVKLFLDEVEDLKLLAQYLQLNFLSGIVNGFKDPGYYGCTRSTRQQFPLVMQWLYKNHHPEISHDFYEIHLLFTNLKRVMRKRLTSSVYDNRRDTFLKKLDNLKLKMLNVWQPSLEHYYEGLHLDPIDYIGNRLQIQHKYFQVKHPLLASKTNQGSLEHLNFEKFDTVESILPFVVTKQNLIILPVTTLQYPLYHSKFNETFIFSSLGFLLAQEIVNIYKEGHWIKDRNGRFSLPFMQSNETGGINDFSSFALELALEAYTTLPSFSI, translated from the exons ATGAAACGTCTTGGATTATGGATCTTCAATTCAATCGTGGTACTCTTATGGGGCCACACTCAAGCCGTGGGATTTATAGGCATTTCCGAAAATGAGAATCCCATAAAGGCTGCAATTGCTGATATTAAAGTGGAATTAGGAACAAATGTAAATGAGAAGCTATACCAGGATATACAAAAATCCATACACTGGAAGACTAATGCTTGTGAGAATTTCCTACATTATGCTTGTGGTAATTGGTCATATTTCTCGGAACCTCAAATTTTGGATATCCTTCATATTTTGGATTACAAAAACAATGaagaatttagacaaattttggaTCAAAGAAATTCCCGATATCCTGATATTAATTTCATGAAACACACACGTCTCTATTATGAGTCATGCAAGCGAGTGGAGAAGCGGGGCAAACGTCTTAATCCCTTGGAATATCTGAAATGGTTAGAATTCAATGAAAATCTCACATGGGAAGCTTTTGATGAACGCAGTGATGGCCCCAAGAGAAGTAATCGTCTCttcaattggataaaaatgcTGGCCATATTTCGAAAATATGGTCTAAATAATCTCATCATACATGAGTACACAACACAGAGTCCTTGGAGTAATAAGACAATAGTAGCTGTACAAAAACCTTACAGGGAAAGTGATCAACATTTTCTGGGCCCCTTAGAGGATGAGCATAGGAAATTTACTTTATGGAATATCTCTGACACCATAGACCATGACAAATTTGTGGAATTTGATTTACAATTAAAAGAGATAGTCGATTACTATGAAGATGAGAGAGACGAGAGAAGAATACCCACATTGACAACGTTTGAGAAATTGAAGGAATTACAATTGGATTGGTTGGCAGTATATTTGATAGTAACCTCGCATCCTTATCCCATAGATCCCAAAATGGAGATCTTTATTAATGACATGGGTTATATGAAGACAGTGAAGCTTTTCCTAGACGAAGTTGAGGATCTCAAGCTATTGGCTCAATATCTACAATTGAATTTCCTAAGTGGCATTGTGAATGGTTTTAAGGATCCCGGTTATTATGGCTGTACACGCAGTACCCGACAACAATTTCCTTTGGTCATGCAATGGCTGTATAAGAATCATCATCCGGAAATTAGTcatgatttctatgaaattcatTTGCTGTTTACCAATCTGAAAAGGGTCATGAGAAAACGATTGACCTCATCAGTCTATGATAACAGGCGCGAtacatttctcaaaaaattggataatttaaaattgaaaatgctCAATGTTTGGCAACCTTCATTGGAGCATTACTATGAGGGCTTGCACTTAGATCCCATCGACTACATAGGTAATCGTTTACAGATTCAACATAAATATTTCCAAGTTAAACATCCCCTCTTAGCCTCGAAAACCAATCAAGGTTCTTTGGaacatttgaattttgaaaaattcgataCTGTCGAAAGTATTTTACCTTTCGTGgttacaaaacaaaatctcaTTATCTTACCAGTAACCACTCTTCAATATCCCCTCTATCATTCCAAATTCAATGAgacatttatttttagttctttGGGTTTTCTATTGGCCCAAGAAAtcgtaaatatttataaagaaggACATTGGATTAAAGATCGAAATGGTCGATTCTCTCTGCCATTCATGCAATCGAATGAGACTGGTGGTATAAATGATTTTTCCAGTTTTGCCTTGGAATTGGCCCTTGAAGCCTACActactttgccttcattttct atttaa